CCCTTCCGGCCGCCTCGGCACCGCCCAGGAAGTCGCCGCCTGCGCCGTTTTCCTCGCCAGCGACGCGGCGGGCTACATCACCGGCCACACGCTCAACGTCAATGGCGGCATGGCCATGATCTGATCGGCCGGCCGGTCTTCCCTATGCGGGTTCTTCTGGGCAAAAGCCTTGGAAACGAGGCATTGAGCGGCTGGCGGAGCCCCATCAAGTGTGATACTCGCCGCCGCTGGCACCGGTGGTGGACTGCCTTGCAGACGCCCGAAAGCGCGCCTACATTGCCGCCAAGTCAGCCAAACGGTGCTTGAAGATTTGGCACTCCGCCAATAAGAAGCGAAACGAAACCTCGATTTCGAAAAAGGAAGTCTAATATGAGCGATGTCGCTGATCGGGTCCGCAAGATCGTTGTGGAACACCTCAATGTGGATGCCGAGAAGGTTGTCGAAAAGGCCAGCTTCATCGACGATCTGGGTGCGGACTCCCTCGACCAGGTCGAACTGGTGATGGCCTTCGAAGAAGAATTTTCGGTTGAGATCCCCGACGACGCCGCCGAGTCGATCCAGACCTTCGGCGATGCCGTGTCGTTCCTCACCAAGGCCGTCGGCTAAGCCCGTCGGGCTTGGGCCGGGTTAGGCAGGCACAGCATGGAATTGCGCCGCGTCGTTGTCACCGGGTTGGGCCTCGTTACGCCCCTCGGTACTGGAGTTGAAGCCACCTGGGCCAATATCCTGGCCGGAAAGAGTGGCGCCGTCAGGATCGACGACTTTCAGGTCGATGATATCGCCTGCCAGATTGCTCATCGCTTGCCGCTCGGCGACTATGCCGAGGGCAAGTTCAATCCCGATGAGTGGATGGACACCAAGGAACAGCGCAAGGTCGATCCCTTCATCGTCTATGCCATGGCTGCCGCGCAGCAGGCTATCGAGGATGCCGGGGTCGAGCCGAAAACCCAGGAAGAGCAGGAACGCACTGGCGTCCTGATCGGCTCGGGCATCGGTGGCGTGGGCGGCATCTACGATGCCTCCATCACCCTGCACGAAAAGGGTCCGCGCCGCATCAGTCCCTTCTTCATTCCCGGTCGCCTGATCAACCTGGCCTCCGGCCAGGTCTCCATCCGTTTCGGCCTCAAGGGGCCGAACCATTCGGTGGTCACCGCCTGCTCCACCGGCGCCCATGCCATCGGCGATGCCGCCCGTCTCATTGCGCTCGGCGATGCCGACGTGATGGTGGCCGGCGGCGCCGAAAGCTGCGTCAACCGCCTGTCGCTGGCCGGCTTCGCCGCCGCCCGTGCGCTTTCGACCGGCTTCAACGACAATCCCGAAGCCGCCTCCCGTCCTTACGACAAGGATCGTGATGGCTTCGTCATGGGCGAGGGCGCCGGCATCGTCGTCCTCGAAGACTATGAGCGGGCCAAGGCCCGGGGCGCCAAGATTTATGGCGAAGTGATCGGCTATGGTCTTTCCGGCGATGCCTATCACATCACCGCCCCGTCGCCCGATGGCGATGGTGGTTTCCGCGCGATGAGCGCCGCCATCAAGCGCGCCGGCATTGCTGCGTCCGATATCGACTATATCAACGCCCACGGCACCTCGACGCCGCTCGGCGACGAGATCGAGTTGGGCGCGGTCACACGCGTCCTTGGCGACTCGGCATCGAAGGCGGTGATGAGTTCCACCAAGTCGGCCGTTGGCCACCTGCTGGGCGCCGCCGGTTCGGTCGAAGCCATTTTCTGCCTGCTGGCGATGCGTGACGGCATCGCGCCGCCGACGCTCAACCTCGACAATCCCTCGGTCGACACGGTGATCAATCTGGTGCCCAAAAAGGCATTCAAGAAGGAGATCAACGTGGCGCTGTCCAACAGCTTCGGCTTTGGCGGCACCAATGCGACCCTGGTCATGCGCAAGGTCGGCTGATTATCCACGCTTTGATGAGAGGCACATCGCGTCACCCGCGATGTGCCTCTTGTCTTTGTCGCAGGGCATCAACAATATGCCGCAAAACCATTGAACAAGACCCGTCCATTCCCCAATGACACGGGCTCCGAGGGTGATCCAGCACGATGAATGATCGCAAGGTCCGGCGCCGCCGCCGCTCAAGCAACGGTTTCGTTGATATCCTCAACGGCTTGCTGACGCTGCTGGTTCTCGGCCTGCTGGTTGCCGGCGGCATCGTGCTCTACGGCGCCTCCCAGTTCTACGGCGAAGGCCCGCTCACCGCCGAAACCACCTTCCGCGTCGAAGCCGGCTCCGGCCTCTCCTCCATCGGCCCGCGCCTAGAGGAACAGGGCCTCATCTCCAATCAGTATATTTTCCAGGTCGGCAGCCGCGTCGCCAATATCGAAGGCACCGTCAAGCAGGGCGATTTCCGCATCCCCGCCGGCGCCAGCATGGCCGATATCCTGCGCGAGCTGATCGAGGGCAACCCGATCCGCTACGCCGTCGTCATCCCCGAAGGCTGGACCGCCTGGGAGGCCGTGCAGCGCCTCAATGCCGATGCCAATATCACGGGCGAAATCTCGACCCTTCCCGCCGAAGGCTCCATCCTGCCCGGTAGCTACGACTACGTGCCCGGCGATACCCGCCAATCCGTGCTCGAGCGCATGCAGGCCGCCATGACCAGTGAACTGGCTGCCGTCTGGGAAGCCCGCCAGCCCGACCTGCCGCTCGAAACGCCCGAACAGCTCCTGGTCCTCGCCTCTATCGTCGAGCGAGAAACCGGCGTCGCCACTGAGCGGCCCCAGGTCGCCGCCGTCTTCGTCAATCGCCTGCGCGAAGGCATGCGCCTGCAGTCCGATCCCACCATCATCTATGGCATCACCAAGGGCCAGGGTTCACTGGGCCGCGGTCTGCGCCGCTCCGAAATCGAGGCGCAGACCCCCTACAACACCTACCAGATCGATGGCCTGCCGCCGACGCCCATCGCCAATCCGGGCATCGATTCCCTCAAGGCCGTCGCCAATCCCGACACCCACGACTACCTCTATTTCGTGGCCAAGGGCGCCTCGCCCCGCGAGGGCCATGTCTTCGCCGAAACCTATGCCGAGCATCAGGACAATGTCGCCCAATACCGCCGCATAGCCGCCGAAGCCGCTGCCCAGGCAGAAGCCGATGCCGAAGCCGCCCGTCAGGCCCTCGAGGCCGAGCAGGCTGGCGAAGCCCCGGCAGCCGAGTGACCCAGCCCCTCGCCAGCATGACCGGCTATGCCCGCGCCACCGGCGCGGTGCCCGGCGCGTCCTTCGCCTGCGAGGTGAAATCGGTCAACGGCCGCGGCCTCGATATTCGCCTGCGCCTCGCCCCCGGCTTCGATGCGCTCGAAAGCGACATCCGTCAGCGCATCGGCAAACAGGTCACCCGCGGCTCGCTGACCCTCAATCTCTCCGTCGAGCGCGACGGGGCAGGGGGCGACCTGCTGGTCAACCGCCAGGCCCTCGCCACCGTCCTCGCTGCCATCGACGACCTGCGCAGCGCCGTACCCGCCGCCGCCCCGCCCAGCCTCGATGGCATTCTCGGCCTCAAGGGCGTACTCGAACAGCGCGACCGCCCCATTTCCTCCGATGCCGAGGAATCCCTGACATCAGCCATTCTCGACGCCGCGTCCCGGGCGCTGTCCGATCTCGTCCTCGCCCGCCGCCAGGAAGGCAGCCAGATCGCCGCTGTCCTGCTCGACCGCCTCGACGAAATCGAGACCCTGGTGCAGCGCGCCGAGGTCCACCCCGCCCGCAGCCGCGACACCATCCTCGCCAAACTCCGCCAGCAGGTGGCCGACATCGCCGCCGATATCGCCATCCCCGAGGATCGCCTGGTGCAGGAAGCCCTGCTGCTCGCCACCAAGGCCGATATCCGCGAAGAACTCGACCGCCTCACCGCCCATATCGCCTCGGCGCGCCAGCTCATAAACGGCGGCGGCGCCGTCGGCCGCCGGCTCGATTTTCTCGCCCAGGAATTCAACCGCGAGGCCAATACCCTGTGCAGCAAATCCAATGCGGTGGAGCTCACCGCCATCGGCCTTGACCTCAAGGCGGCGATCGATCAACTACGCGAGCAAGTGCAGAACATCGAATAGGATCTGGCTGATGGAATTTCAGCGCCGTGGCGTCATGCTGGTCATCGCTTCGCCCTCGGGCGCCGGCAAATCTTCCATCTCGCGCGCTTTGTTCGGCGCCGATCCCAATATCAAGCTGTCCGTTTCGGTCACCACCCGCGCCCGCCGCACCGACGAGGTCGAGGGCAAGCACTACTATTTCATCGACATCGAGACCTTCAAGCGCATGCAGGCCGATGGTGAATTGCTGGAATCGGCCGAAGTCCACGGCAATTTCTACGGCACGCCCCGCGCCCGCGTCGAAGAACAGCTCGCTGGCGGCAACGATATCCTCTTCGACATCGACTACCAGGGCACGCTCCAGCTCTACAAGAACAGCCGCAAGGACATGGTGACGGTCTTCATCCTGCCGCCCACCATCAAGGAACTACGCGCCCGCCTCGAACGCCGCGCCCAGGACAGCGTCGGCACCATCGAAAAGCGCCTGCACAACGCCCGCCGCGAGATGGAGCACTTCAACGAATACGACTATGTCATCGTCAATGAAGACCTGGAAAAATCCGTCGCCCGCGTCCGCTCCATCCTCGTCTCCGCCCGCTTGGAGCGCGAACGCCAACTGAACTTGTCCAGCTTCGTCAAGGACTTGCAGAGCCAGATCGATTCTCTTTGAGAAGGTGAAGCGCGGGATGAACTACGAATATCCCGCTTGCGGCCCCACCCCACCCTCGATCCCTCCCCATCAAGGGGAGGGAAGCGCATGGGCCATGTCAGTGTTCCAATACCACCCCGGCCACCGGACAGGCTTCCCTCCCCCTTGTGGGGAGGGGAGTGAGGGTGGGGGTGTTTGGCCCCGACATAAGTACGCTTGCTCCCCCTCAGCCCTACGCCTTCACTGAATACTCAGTAGCCCTCATGGTGAGCCTGTCGAACCATGAGGGCGTGGCGCAATGACCCCACCCGCCATCCGCCGCGGCACGCCGGCCTTCCTGCGCGCCAACATCGCCTTCTTCCTCTCGGCCTTTTCGGTCTTCGCCTCGCTCTATTCGGTGCAGCCCCTGTTGCCAATGTTTGCGCAATATTGGGTGCGCGATGCCGGCACCGCCTCGCTGGCCCTCTCGGCCACCACAGCCACCATGGCCGTGGCCCTCATCCCCGCCAGCCTGCTCGCCGACCGCCTCGGCCGCCATCGCCTGATTGTCGGCGCGCTGCTCATCACGGCTATCCTTGGCATGCTGCTGCCCTTCACCCAGGTCTGGTGGCAACTCATCACCCTGCGCACGCTGATGGGGCTGACGCTGGCGGGCATCCCCGCCGTGGCCATGGTCTACCTGTCAGAGGAAATGGCCCCCGAAGCCCTGGGCTATTCCATGGGCCTCTATATCGGCGGCACGGCCATTGGCGGCATGGCCGGCCGCGTCATTTCCGGCATTCTGTCCGATTTCCTCGGCTGGCGCCTCGGCACCGGCATTCTCGCCGGGCTGATCCTCGCCGCCGCCATTGCCGTCGCCATCCTGCTGCCCAAGCCGCGCCAATTCGTCCGCGACCCCATCGGCCTCGCCACCCTCTGGCGCCGCTGCCGCGCCAGTTTCGACGATGCGGCTCTGCCCTGGCTCTTCGCCAGCGCCTTCCTGCTCATGGGCGGCTTCGTGACGCTCTACAACTATGCCGGCTTCCGTCTGGCTCTGCCGCCCTTCCTGCTCAGCCACTCGGCCATCGCTGCGATATTCCTTGTCTACCTGCTGGGCAGCGTCAGCTCCACCTGGGCCGGCGGCCTGTCGCAACGGCTAGGCCGCAGAAGGGTGTTCTGGGCGCTGGTCGCGCTGATGGGGGCAGGCATGGCCGTCACCATGTTCGACAACACCATCATCGTCATTCTCGGCCTCGCCATCGCCACTATGGGTTTTTTCGCCGCCCATGGCGTGGCCAGTGCCTGGGTCACCCGCCGCGCCCGCATCGGCAAGGCCCAGGCCTCGGCCATCTACCTCGTCGCCTATTATCTCGGCGCCTCGATCCTCGGTACGCTGGGCGGCTACGCCTGGACCGCCTGGGCCTGGTCCGGCGTCATGCTGGTCAGCGGCGGCGCCGCTCTGCTGGCGCTCCTAGTCGCCATCAGGCTCGCTTTCGTGCCAGCTTTGCCCATGCCGGAACATCCGCCGGAGCCGCCAGCGGGGGCGTAGTCCGCCCAGATTTCAGCACTCTGCCGAGCTGTGGCCTTGTCGCCCTCACAATGCGATGTTACATAATAGTTCAACATTTCAGGATTGAATGTCATGGCGAAAACCATACGTGCGGCGCTATCTCCAGGCATTTTGAGCCATACCCGGCTCAAGAAGTCGGGCGGATCGCTGGTTATGACCGTGCCGGCAGCGGCGCGTGACACGCTGCATCTGCACGAGGGCCAGGAATTGACCGTCAAGGTCGAAGACCAAAAGCTCGTTTTGGAACCAGCAGTGCGGCGCCCGAAATATACGCTTGAGGAACTGCTGGCTCATTGCGATTTCGACGCCCCCCTTAGTGAGGAAGAACGCGCCTGGCTTGACGCTCCTCCCGTTGGTCGGGAACTCCTGTAGCAATGGAGCGAGGGGAGATATGGCATTGCGACTTGTCACCGGCCGCCGGCCGCGAGCAGAAGGGTCCGCACTATGTGCTGATCGTGTCGCCTCGGGCCTTTAACAAGGGCGGTGTACCTCTGGTCTGTCCGATAACCACCGTCGGGAATTATAGCCGTATGAGGGGCTTTGCTGTGAACCTCTCTGGTGCCGGCACTGGCGTAACCGGCGTTATCCAGGTGGACCAGTTGAGTGCATTGGACATGATTGCACGCAAGGGCAAGCCCTCGGGTGATGTGGTCCCTGACTTTATCATGGAAGATGTCTTGGCGAAGATTGCCACGATAGCGCAATAGGCTGGGATGAAGCGGGGTTACCGCAACCCCGGCAGCGCCCTTGCCATGGCCAGAAACGCCTCCACCGGCAGCTCCTCGGCCCGCTCGTCCCCCTTGAGCCCGCCGGCCGCCAGCAGGCCGTCCACCGGCACCCCCGCTGCCTTGAGGCTCTGCCGCACCATCTTGCGCCGCTGGCCGAAGGCCGCACGGGTGATGTGTTCGAGATTTTTCACCGTCACGTCATCGCCCACCGGCTTGGGCACCAGATGCACCACGGCCGAGGTCACATTGGGCGGCGGCACGAAGGCCTGCCGTCCCACATTGAAGGCAATCCGCGCCTCGCTGCGCCATCCCGCCAGCACACCCAGCCGCCCATAGGCGTCGTCGCCCGGCCGGGCACAGATACGCTCGGCCACTTCCCGCTGGAACATCAGCGTCAGGCTGTCGAAAAAGCTCGGCCACGGGTCCAGCGTCAGCCAGCCGGTCAGCAGCGGCGTCGCGATATTATAGGGCAGGTTGGCGATGATCCGCGTCTTGCCGTCGGCCAGCGCGCGATAATCCATTTCCATGGCATCGCCGCTGATCACGGTCAGCCGGCCCGGATAGGCCTCTGATATCTGCGCCAGCGCCGGCAGCGCTCGCGCATCGCGCTCAATGGCGATTACCTCGCGCGCACCTTCGGCCAGTAGCGCCCGCGTCAGCCCGCCCGGTCCCGGTCCCACCTCGATGACGCGCACACCCTCCAGCGAGCCCGCCACGCGGGCGATGCGTGCCGTCAGGTTCAGGTCGAGCAGAAAATTCTGCCCCAGCTCCTTCTTGGCGCGCAGGCCATGCTCGGCGATCACTTCGCGCAAAGGCGGCAGCCTGTCGATCTGGCTCATCGCGCCGCCGTCATCGCATCGGCCATTCTGATGGCCGCGAGGAAACTGGCCGGCGAGGCGCGGCCCGTGCCGGCCAGGTCGAAGGCCGTGCCATGATCCGGCGAGGTCCGCACGATGGGCAGGCCCAGCGTCACATTGACGGCATCCTCGAAGGCCACCGTCTTGATCGGGATCAGCGCCTGGTCGTGATACATCGCCACCACAGCGTCATAGCGCGCCCAATGGGTCGGGTAGAACAGCGTATCGGCGGGCAGGGGGCCTTCCACCCCGATCCCCTCGAACTGCAACTGCGCCACCGCCGGCCCGACGATTTCCAGCTCCTCCCGCCCGATGCCGCCACCTTCGCCCGCATGCGGGTTGAGCCCGGCCATGCCGATCTGCGGATTGGCAATGCCGAAGCGATGCTTGAGGTCATGCGCCACCACGCGCACGGTCTCGACGATCAGCTCTTTCGTCAGCAGCCCGGGCACGTCCTTGATCGGCACATGGATGGTGACCGGCACCGCGCGCAGGCCTCCATGCGCCAGCATCATCACAGGCAGATGCGGCTTGCCGCCATTGGCGCACAATTCGGCGAGGAATTCGGTGTGGCCGGGATGCTTGAACCCGGCATGGTAGAGCGCGCCCTTGTGGATCGGCGCCGTCACCAGCCCGCGGCAGGTTCCCGTCAGCGTCGCCGCCACCGCCATCTCGATGGCGCCGATCACCGCCCCGGCCGAAACCTGCGAGACCTGTCCCGGATGGTCCTGCACCAGCCCTTCGACCTGTGCCACCGGCAGGGCATGGGCGAAGACCGCCCCGGCACCCGCTGCCCCGACATCGGCGATATCCACGTTCAGCCCCAGCCGCAGCGCCCGCGCCCGCAGGAAGGGCGCATCGCCGAACAGGCAGAAGGGTGGCAGCTTCAGTTCATCCCGCCGCGCATAGAGCGCCAGGACGATATCGGGACCAACCCCCGCGGGTTCGCCCATGCTGATGGCCAGCGGCATGTCCATCTCGGCCCCCAGGCAAGAAGACCTCGGGCCCCGCGGGGCCCGAATGCTTAGTTATAGATGATCTTGGCGCGGGCGCGCAGGTCCGCCAGATAGGTCGAAACCTCGCCTTGCAGTGCCTGGTTGCCCTGTTCGGCGCGCAGGTCGCTCTTGAGGAAGGTCAGGTCTTCGGCCTGCGTCTTCTCGCACACGGCCAGCATCGACACGCCCGATTCAACCACGCGCGGCTTGGTGATGCCGCCAACATTCAGGCCCGCCAGTTCCTTGGCAATGGCTTCCGGCATCTGCGTGGCATGGCGCCGGCCCACATCGATGACGGCCGCGTCGGTATAGCCGAGCGACAGGTCCACCGCGCTGTCGCAGCCGGCGAATTTCGAGCGGTAATTATTGGCCTGGCCCGAGCGTCCGCTCGAACCGGCACCCACGAAGATGATTTCCTTGAGGATATAGTCAAAGGTCTGGAAGGCCTGCACCTGGCCCGCCGCCTGCTGGTCCAGGGCAAGTTCCGAAATCTGCACCTGCGGCATGATCGCCCGCTCGGTCACTGCGTTCCACGCAATGGCGGCGCGCAGGCGGTCCTGCAGCGTCTCGGTGCTGACGCCACCCTGCTGCAACAGCGCGACCAGCTTGTCCTGGCTGACATTCATGTTGCGGGCGATTTGCAGCAGCGCCTCGTCGATCTGCGCAT
This sequence is a window from Devosia ginsengisoli. Protein-coding genes within it:
- a CDS encoding acyl carrier protein; protein product: MSDVADRVRKIVVEHLNVDAEKVVEKASFIDDLGADSLDQVELVMAFEEEFSVEIPDDAAESIQTFGDAVSFLTKAVG
- the fabF gene encoding beta-ketoacyl-ACP synthase II, which encodes MRRVVVTGLGLVTPLGTGVEATWANILAGKSGAVRIDDFQVDDIACQIAHRLPLGDYAEGKFNPDEWMDTKEQRKVDPFIVYAMAAAQQAIEDAGVEPKTQEEQERTGVLIGSGIGGVGGIYDASITLHEKGPRRISPFFIPGRLINLASGQVSIRFGLKGPNHSVVTACSTGAHAIGDAARLIALGDADVMVAGGAESCVNRLSLAGFAAARALSTGFNDNPEAASRPYDKDRDGFVMGEGAGIVVLEDYERAKARGAKIYGEVIGYGLSGDAYHITAPSPDGDGGFRAMSAAIKRAGIAASDIDYINAHGTSTPLGDEIELGAVTRVLGDSASKAVMSSTKSAVGHLLGAAGSVEAIFCLLAMRDGIAPPTLNLDNPSVDTVINLVPKKAFKKEINVALSNSFGFGGTNATLVMRKVG
- the mltG gene encoding endolytic transglycosylase MltG, with product MNDRKVRRRRRSSNGFVDILNGLLTLLVLGLLVAGGIVLYGASQFYGEGPLTAETTFRVEAGSGLSSIGPRLEEQGLISNQYIFQVGSRVANIEGTVKQGDFRIPAGASMADILRELIEGNPIRYAVVIPEGWTAWEAVQRLNADANITGEISTLPAEGSILPGSYDYVPGDTRQSVLERMQAAMTSELAAVWEARQPDLPLETPEQLLVLASIVERETGVATERPQVAAVFVNRLREGMRLQSDPTIIYGITKGQGSLGRGLRRSEIEAQTPYNTYQIDGLPPTPIANPGIDSLKAVANPDTHDYLYFVAKGASPREGHVFAETYAEHQDNVAQYRRIAAEAAAQAEADAEAARQALEAEQAGEAPAAE
- a CDS encoding YicC/YloC family endoribonuclease; its protein translation is MTQPLASMTGYARATGAVPGASFACEVKSVNGRGLDIRLRLAPGFDALESDIRQRIGKQVTRGSLTLNLSVERDGAGGDLLVNRQALATVLAAIDDLRSAVPAAAPPSLDGILGLKGVLEQRDRPISSDAEESLTSAILDAASRALSDLVLARRQEGSQIAAVLLDRLDEIETLVQRAEVHPARSRDTILAKLRQQVADIAADIAIPEDRLVQEALLLATKADIREELDRLTAHIASARQLINGGGAVGRRLDFLAQEFNREANTLCSKSNAVELTAIGLDLKAAIDQLREQVQNIE
- the gmk gene encoding guanylate kinase codes for the protein MEFQRRGVMLVIASPSGAGKSSISRALFGADPNIKLSVSVTTRARRTDEVEGKHYYFIDIETFKRMQADGELLESAEVHGNFYGTPRARVEEQLAGGNDILFDIDYQGTLQLYKNSRKDMVTVFILPPTIKELRARLERRAQDSVGTIEKRLHNARREMEHFNEYDYVIVNEDLEKSVARVRSILVSARLERERQLNLSSFVKDLQSQIDSL
- a CDS encoding MFS transporter, yielding MTPPAIRRGTPAFLRANIAFFLSAFSVFASLYSVQPLLPMFAQYWVRDAGTASLALSATTATMAVALIPASLLADRLGRHRLIVGALLITAILGMLLPFTQVWWQLITLRTLMGLTLAGIPAVAMVYLSEEMAPEALGYSMGLYIGGTAIGGMAGRVISGILSDFLGWRLGTGILAGLILAAAIAVAILLPKPRQFVRDPIGLATLWRRCRASFDDAALPWLFASAFLLMGGFVTLYNYAGFRLALPPFLLSHSAIAAIFLVYLLGSVSSTWAGGLSQRLGRRRVFWALVALMGAGMAVTMFDNTIIVILGLAIATMGFFAAHGVASAWVTRRARIGKAQASAIYLVAYYLGASILGTLGGYAWTAWAWSGVMLVSGGAALLALLVAIRLAFVPALPMPEHPPEPPAGA
- a CDS encoding AbrB/MazE/SpoVT family DNA-binding domain-containing protein, with amino-acid sequence MAKTIRAALSPGILSHTRLKKSGGSLVMTVPAAARDTLHLHEGQELTVKVEDQKLVLEPAVRRPKYTLEELLAHCDFDAPLSEEERAWLDAPPVGRELL
- a CDS encoding type II toxin-antitoxin system PemK/MazF family toxin gives rise to the protein MSPAAGREQKGPHYVLIVSPRAFNKGGVPLVCPITTVGNYSRMRGFAVNLSGAGTGVTGVIQVDQLSALDMIARKGKPSGDVVPDFIMEDVLAKIATIAQ
- the rsmA gene encoding 16S rRNA (adenine(1518)-N(6)/adenine(1519)-N(6))-dimethyltransferase RsmA, whose translation is MSQIDRLPPLREVIAEHGLRAKKELGQNFLLDLNLTARIARVAGSLEGVRVIEVGPGPGGLTRALLAEGAREVIAIERDARALPALAQISEAYPGRLTVISGDAMEMDYRALADGKTRIIANLPYNIATPLLTGWLTLDPWPSFFDSLTLMFQREVAERICARPGDDAYGRLGVLAGWRSEARIAFNVGRQAFVPPPNVTSAVVHLVPKPVGDDVTVKNLEHITRAAFGQRRKMVRQSLKAAGVPVDGLLAAGGLKGDERAEELPVEAFLAMARALPGLR
- the pdxA gene encoding 4-hydroxythreonine-4-phosphate dehydrogenase PdxA, producing MDMPLAISMGEPAGVGPDIVLALYARRDELKLPPFCLFGDAPFLRARALRLGLNVDIADVGAAGAGAVFAHALPVAQVEGLVQDHPGQVSQVSAGAVIGAIEMAVAATLTGTCRGLVTAPIHKGALYHAGFKHPGHTEFLAELCANGGKPHLPVMMLAHGGLRAVPVTIHVPIKDVPGLLTKELIVETVRVVAHDLKHRFGIANPQIGMAGLNPHAGEGGGIGREELEIVGPAVAQLQFEGIGVEGPLPADTLFYPTHWARYDAVVAMYHDQALIPIKTVAFEDAVNVTLGLPIVRTSPDHGTAFDLAGTGRASPASFLAAIRMADAMTAAR
- a CDS encoding peptidylprolyl isomerase, which produces MAKTVWGRAAGAMIIGMVLSLAAALPAMAQNVRVTVNGTPITDLQIAARVKLFAIEGNKTGSRGATEQLITEALQVEEAKRLGVTVSNAQIDEALLQIARNMNVSQDKLVALLQQGGVSTETLQDRLRAAIAWNAVTERAIMPQVQISELALDQQAAGQVQAFQTFDYILKEIIFVGAGSSGRSGQANNYRSKFAGCDSAVDLSLGYTDAAVIDVGRRHATQMPEAIAKELAGLNVGGITKPRVVESGVSMLAVCEKTQAEDLTFLKSDLRAEQGNQALQGEVSTYLADLRARAKIIYN